Proteins encoded within one genomic window of Macrotis lagotis isolate mMagLag1 chromosome 3, bilby.v1.9.chrom.fasta, whole genome shotgun sequence:
- the LOC141518550 gene encoding interferon-induced transmembrane protein 1-like — MNSHQKVSMEQINSTFPPHNNEGLSEEQKLQTPGQGPASTIISVPSYEDPPKDFFAWSVFNTLYMNFCCLGFMALVFSVKARDRKVVGDLHAARSYGSTAKCLNICALTLTLLLLVPLLIVQFIGLRRP, encoded by the exons ATGAATAGCCACCAGAAAGTCTCCATGGAGCAAATCAACTCCACTTTTCCGCCCCACAATAATGAGGGACTCTCCGAGGAGCAAAAGCTGCAGACCCCCGGCCAGGGTCCGGCCTCCACCATCATCAGCGTCCCCTCCTACGAGGACCCCCCCAAGGATTTCTTTGCCTGGTCCGTGTTCAACACGCTGTACATGAACTTTTGCTGCCTGGGTTTTATGGCGCTGGTCTTTTCGGTCAAG GCCAGGGACCGGAAAGTGGTGGGGGATCTGCACGCGGCCCGGAGCTACGGGTCCACGGCCAAGTGTCTCAACATCTGCGCCCTGACCTTGACTCTCCTGCTGCTCGTCCCTCTCCTCATCGTCCAGTTCATAGGCTTACGCAGGCCCTAA